Below is a genomic region from Amyelois transitella isolate CPQ chromosome 4, ilAmyTran1.1, whole genome shotgun sequence.
attattaatttggaTATATCCTTGTGGCATGAGTTTCGAGATTGCGACCTCCCTTGAGAAAAGCCCGCAGTCTGCACCAGGgaattatgaataatataatccAACATCCAACTATTATAATggatcatattttataaacacatCATAAGGACACCTTGTTATaggaataaatataatcttcCCAAATATAATAACTTGTAAGGAACTAGAGTACCAACATACCTACATGGTACCTAATTATTTGAACGAACATCCTTCAGAACTTCAGGAGTAGTATACTAAAGAttctaaaaagttttaattaaagttaaaaaagtgccgtgtggttcccggcactattacaaaaaagaataggaccactccatctctttcccatggatgtcgtaaaaggcgactaagggataggcttataaactaaggattcctcttttaggcgatgggctagcaacctgtcactatttgaatctcggttctatcattaagccaaatagctgaacgtggccattcagtcttttcaagactgttggctctgtctaccccgcaagggatatagacgtgatcatacgtatgtatgtatgttaaaaaaatatctaaattgtAGATATTACAGCGACTCACCGAACATAGATAAACCCTGCGAGGTTTGCAAGGTTCGGTAGCTATGTTTTGTATGTGTTGTAAGAATacggaataaattatttaaaaaaaaatcaaattgcctgaaaatattttcttgttcAGAGTAGCCAACTCATGACTTCCATGCATTATTACAATCTTATATTAACAATGATATAACCACCTTATTATGTAGGCTGATAGGACGTCCTGTATAAAGATAacgtgaaaaatatttgttttacctCCTACAAGtcatttaattacataattctgttaataatgtatgtaaatagacAAGTTACTTAAATTACATTGTGCTCGTGCCATTGAGATTTCGTCAATTGGTGCACTAAGACGCACTCGAAGATAATATTCACTTTGAACAAACATTTTGTACCGGTGTATAATACTGTCGGCGGGTAATCGgtgagattattttattaaacttaatagTCATAACACTCAAAGGCCGCGTTTAGCtgacggcttaatgatggaagtTTAATGATAGCAGCTATACTtaccaaaaaaagaatttagagtttgttaaatacttttatacttaataaaattcttatttccGAGAATGGTTCGACTTTCCATAACagcaataaaatttgataaatcaCCCTTCAATtgaaagtatgaaaaattcagaCAAATGACCAACTGCTACCCTCATTTCTTTTTGCCCGCGCTCAAATCACCCttaatttgcatttttttagtAATCCTAAAAGATTTGAGATAAAATTTCAACACTTTTATTAAGAAGCGCCTGTCAAATAACATGTCGTTTATTTATCGTCAACTTTAAAGAACCTGCTGAattgattatatatatctataatataaaaatgaatcgctaaatgtgttggtaagcgcataactcaagaacgccaggaccaatttggccaattctttttttttaatattcgtcgAAGCTCAAGGATGATTTTTACGgcgaaaaaataccaaataattgcctgaaaaaccttaaaaacagtccttttctttatcccatacaaacgttttccaactaatacgtacagtcaatttgagctttattgctaatatataaagttcactgttgtctaagcaatgtaggtctaatagatagaaacaaaaaactgtcatattacaaatctttttgacagaacgaagtctgtcgggtccgctagtctataatataaaaatgaatcgctaaatgtgttggtaagcgcataactcaagaacgcctggaccaatttggccaattcttttttttaatattcgtcgAAGCTCAAGGATGGTTTTTACGgcgaaaaaataccaaataattgcctgaaaaaccttaaaaacagtccttttcttatcccatacaaacgttttctaactaatacgtacagtcaatttgagctttattgctaaGTTAAgctagtttgaaataaaaatgcaaactGACATCTGTCTATACGTatttgagttttattttaagaaggCCTTCTTTAGTCTCCAGATTTGGCTTGTTTTCGCGAGACTTGAGTGAAGAATGAGTTTTTTCTAAGAGTGTTATCTGTGTGAGCATTATTTCAAGCCACATCTATTCGTAAAACAATTCTTTAGATTACACAATGAATCctccatttaaatttaaacaaaaagataGGAAAATATCACTACGAACTTTCCCAGAGATTATccaacataaaatttttagctCAGAAAAGTTGTATTTTCCTACgatgtttatgttttttgtcGATGGGCTGGCTCTCATATCAAATTAGCCGGAGGTACGAGTGAGTTCATGTGAGGCCTTATTAGGGCACTCGAGTGGCGAGCTCTGTGAACGAGAGCCTCGGTGTAGGGTGCACAAATTAATGAGTGTGtggatacaaaaaaaatatactgttcTTTTGTGGATACCGATTTGTAATcctcaaatatacatatgtatctcATATTAAATTGCGCTGAAGTACCAACTTAAAAACGATTCATGTGTGGCTTTATAAGGGCAATCGTTGAAAAGCGAATATAGAGAAATCTGCTGTTCTGACTTCGTTCCTGAATAAAACCTGCATTTTATGTATGACGccaaaaaaaagtagttaaaGAGAGGGCAAAgaagagttttattttattttgaattcacCATGCAAACGTCAGCCAAACGATAAGCATCTGActctacataaatattttcctcTAGCGTTTACCCTAGCGTCTAGTTTGAGCGTCCTATTTAGTAGCTTGTTAATTTGCGACGGCGCGAATGATGTACTTTGCtcatatttcaaagaaattgcCTTAGACTGCCTTCACTGCCGTGCATTTAGATATCACGTGTGCAAAACTAAAGTGAATACAAAAGACTATATGGTGACTTCTTATTCATTAGTAACTTACTACCGGTGTTTTCCCGATTTCCCGGTTCCGTTCTCTAGAGTAGATTGAGGAAATGTAGTGGTAAGTTAGATAATAAGTATCATGAATTTACTCTAACCTGACCTCCATAATCCGAAACCCAACTCGAAAACTATACACTACTACTCGATAAACTATTTCCCGATGTCTCAACATCCACGAATGAGAGATACCTACTGCAGTACGATTTTATTACTTCGCAAGAGATAAAACTGTgatgtacatatatgttttttgcaaattaccttcttattaaaagtacatattCTAGAAACTTCTTGTTTactgaattgttatttttttccgtGTATATGCAAAGAATAACTACtgccattttattttagtacctATGTGTTTTCAGATTCCTTTGCTCATTTGTCAGtcagttattaaaatttaatgttctATCTTAATCTTATCCTCCAAGTGACATCATTGAATCGAGAGTTATAATAATCTTTCCGCCTATTCAAACGAGATTCCCAAGGGATGGGAACAGGACGCTTGATTCTTATAAAGCTGCAAATATCTTAAACGATCTTGACATTTCaatattcatccaaatttagaCTCCAATTTAATGGGTCATTAAGAGAAACATACTTCTACTTTTTACATAAACGTTGGACTCATAAAGATGTAATTCGCCCGATTTATGTTCTTTTACAAGAACATTTACaaaaatgaactttttaattctaatttctcatgcttttgtgatatttttaattattaataaatataactagaCCGTTTTAATAAAACAGCACAATGATAGGTATAAACTAaacctataataataatactgaaTGATTAAGTCATAggtataatgaaaataacagCAAAATACGCAAAACCAATATTCAAACCGTTTGTACCTAATATTATACCTTAAATTCGTcgaaaattgatttattgaagctataaataattagtttttcaTCTTTTCTGTTGTTAGCAATAGTTCTGACATAGGTCAGGttaagaattaataaaaatacgaagTTAACTCAAAATAAGTGCACATATTAAGACTGGTTTACAGCGGAAACATTCACAGACGGACTCTTCACCAAAATAGTAAGGGCGCAACCTTAACTAACACttggattttattttagtgttCCATATTTAGTCAACTTTACGTAATAAAAACTTTCTAAGTAAGAAATATTCCGAAGAGATTTATACCTATGTGAAATGAAAAAGTATTTCCTATCCACATCTTTCGCTAAGTTATTGATAAAAGTCATTCGGTATCCTGAATTAACATTTCtaacagaataaaaaataaaaaatcatttggaACATCATTGCATTTCCAAATGATGAAAGTCAATTTAAGGGGACGATATAATCTGAAAGGAAGTCTCACAAAAGACATTTGGAAATCAAACCACAGATAACAACTGCAAATGAGTGACCTCTGTTCAgtgaattgaataaaatttattgggaCATTCCATTCTGAATACATAATGACACCTTAAAATAGGTCAAATGTATTCTGATCATTAATAtctaaaatcaaatttactttaaattaaattcacttacacacaaaaaaccaaacaaactatattatttttttacttactatatctatgtaagtatacataggtattataaaCTTTAGCGTACCAACCTGCCgtaagagtttgtttattttgtttatttaaatatagagGTAAAAAAGAGAATTCAGGTCAAGGGTTATTGACATCGACCTACGTCAAGTGCACGATTAAATCAACAAGCTGAAACAAAATGTATCAAGGGCCCTGTGCCTCATATTCCGGGCGTACTTGGAGCTAAATATTCGCAAGCGCTTTCAAAAGATTGGAAAGATAAAGCACACACTGGCGCTTCACTTGTTCTCGTAAACTCACGTGCTCGTCTACCAAGTAAAAGAATAACAAAGCAAAATTGTCGTAAAGATAAACGCCAACATGTATTACATTGACGcaaaacttaattataatgcTCGTAACATAAACTTAGTTTCGACAATCATCGTTAAGTTTGAATCTCAGCTATACAGCTGAgagtggcctttcggtctttttgagagtattggctatgtctactcTGTaactgttcggcttaatgatagaattaagattcaaatagtaacaggttgccagcctatcgaccaaaagaataatcccaagtttataagcctatcccttagtcgcctttcacgcaACCacgggaagagatggagtggtcctattcttttttctatttcgcCGGAAACCGCACATCACTAAAAattaacgaataaaaatattattttagtgaTATTGGTTTTATTTCCATTCTCAAACGTAACATCTAAAAataatcagcaagaaatacaAGTCCATCTTGATTGAAGTTTCGCTAATATTCCACTGAAAACTAGCATAATGTTTATTATGATTCTCTAATCTctaattttctaaaaacatggacaaagaaatgtataaattGGATGTACGGTTTGTAGACGGTTTGAATTCCGGTAGTACTTAATCAGGACCACTACGTATCTTCGTATGGTTGATTGAAGGCCAATAAAACTCTCAACTTAATTTCTACCAAAAAAATTGAGCCATTTGGGctgaacaaataaatttatttttatgctcCTTAGTTTAATATCAAGCAAGACCAAACAGCAAGAACTGAAGAATTACTGAAACCTTTTATTTcgtgaaatataatatttcagtttcttataatatactaataatatactaattataataaatctgtagagaggtcaattctgtacatggaatatattttcaaataactatcagggggtgattagtgatcgatactgatgccaaaaatgcaatcagtaaaatttttgtctgtctgtctgtctgtctgtctgtctgtctgtatgttctttatagaaacaaaaactacttgacggattttaacgaaacttggtacagttattcttcatacacctgagcaggttatagtatacttttcattacgctacaatcactaggagcagagcaatgaaaagaaatgttgggaaaacgggagaagttacttgattttttaagcttccgtggcgtgtgcagccttaatggttaaagatacagtgaaaccatgtataacggaaatattctacataaaattattaaaaaaatatcccaagacagcataagtctatcttttatggttggctcacaataacacgtgtaattcctaatagcttagcagttcggagatttctgtttatatttctttactctgacgtttataataccaatatcACTCTcactcattcgtaattcttaaaaattaatataagtacctattcaataaaaaaagaatcatcgaaatcggtatagaaacaccaaacttatacatgaaataaaataccctaacaagccatcgcgcgtaaatactgaaacGGTTGCTgcgctcgacgcggctagcggcggcggcagggtataaaaggggcaggaagcgagcgcaagcttcatgaccaaggcagccagggggagacctcacgcagttctctcctccagcctccccctgaggacgaaaatcgggatctaccaaacgtacgtcagatcccgcctcacatACGCGGCCCCGGCCtggtacgcattctgctctgagaccaacaggagaagactcagcgcccaagagaaccaaagtctcagagcagtcgtcggagccccgcgctacctgaggaactcgacgatcctcaaggacctgaagtgggagaactagatattcgagagggcggacgcgtcattacacagccacctgcgcggcatcgcgccgctccacgcccgccctccaggccgtcgggtgaaactctcccctcgctgccgagcggcagacgtcgtcgatcagtgacgacgccgccgccgatgggaactcccagtgtatgaagacgtgaagacccaggccgttacggccgccccatcgacctgcctacagtcgtaggcagcgatgatgccattgaagagggctaaaagccctgaccaatctactccgactcccctaagggagtatgggaagacccgaaGACGACAAGATAGTATTGCACAGacgtttcaactttattttcatttctttttcttttgtaagttgtaggtacatatttctggttataattctattagaaaactaatattataaaactgaagagtttatttgtttgtttgtttgaatttgctaatctcaagaactactggttcgatttgaaagattatttttgtgttgaatagaccatttatcgagaaatggctttaggctatataacgtctagctgcaactattaggagcgaagaaataatggaaaagtgaaaaaaatcggggaaggagcattcttgagggcttcaatgatgcccaaaataactattccacgtggacgaagtcgcaggcacagctagtatactaaatataatacgaaatataatcttttatttcagTAATGCTTGAGTACATTTAAGAATATGCTTTAATAAATGGAAACTAgcaaaatttacattattttaaattgagtaGTTATATTGCAATGAAATTACTATTAGACCTTATCGGTTTTCTTGTGTCACATCGTGTAATTATATTCCTACATCATTGTTCTTTCTAGTTATGTATGTCCCTTGCCTTATGAGTAAATAATAACAGATCTTCACTACTTGATGGTCGTATCGGAAGAAAAGTGATATTTgtttaggtatgtatttaagtattaatttccttagtttagtattttcaaagtAAGCTTTGGAatacaaacttaaaaataataaaaacaaattcccttataaataagaattattaacatactacaacttataattttattttgcccTGTAATTTTGCCATTGTATTCTAtacaattatcaaaaaaacaaatcaaatatatttattgtgcaACACAGGTTACAAAGGttgttacatatttttgaTCATCACTGTGAGCTGCCCTGATGGAcaataactaattaaaaataaattttaatgtcaaaaCTTACAAACAATTCAAAGAATATCTAAGTAcctaacaaaaatgaaaataaaattaaaatcacaatatttattttcaaataaaaataataatataatgcatATCTGTAGTAATTAGTGTGTACAAtaattagtaattatttaagtccttttaaaaaaaatctgaaatacAAACAGCGACACATCGAACTTTATTATATCTACCAAAAACCACattcttatattttgaaaCCCATAATTAGAAAGAAATGTCAGATTTAATACAAACCGAAATGATGCAAGCAGTTCAACTTTAACCTACAACTAAGTTGAtaacaatgatttattttaatgatatttttagtaaaGACTTATCACTCTTGCCGGCCGGTTGTGTTAAATTAGTTTGTGTGGTATATACAACATTAATTGAAATGAACGTCATTAGACAGATTACGCGAAGTATGAGTCCTGGGAGGCAATGGACCCCTCTCAAGAAAGTGGGCATCATTGGTGTTCCTTTCGAGAAGGGCCAAAAAAAGTACGGAGTGAGCATCGCCCCCGCTGCCATGCGATCAGCTGGTCTTGTTTCGCACCTCAAAGaaattggtaaaatattttttaaactttaatatcAAGTGTGCACTACTCTCTTATGCTctatcaaataattaatttacttattatactataatataCAAGTGAGTTTGTCAAATAGAAAGAGAACGTTTTGTATTTCACCACAATAAGATCGAAGTaagaagtacctacttacctaatGTCTGTGTGTTCGGAATTAACTCAAACATTAGTAATTTAAGTTTCTAGTGTACAGCAGTATTTTGCGAAGAATTGAATAAACAATATGTTCTACAAACAGCACGATATTGCAGAACTTTTTATGTTATCCTTATACGTTTATGTATCCACCTCTATtactgtatttaaataatattttagatgGCCTAGACGTTCAAGACTACGGGGACATTGAAACTTTATCCAGCAATGATCCCAACTTGGTTGAGAATATGACTAATTTGGCTCTAGTATCATCATGTGACAAGAAGCTATCTGAACGAGTCGCCCAGGTATTGAAAGATGGCCGCATAGCTGTCACCATTGGCGGTGATCACTCCATAGGAGTTGGTAAGAGAtcgtaaataaataccaaTAATAATCGAAAGAAAAAGGCTCTCTCAGACCCAAAGCATTGAGAAGAGCGTAACTGGGAATACGTAAAGATAGAGAttgctttaaatttttaatatgagtTTCCtcatctttataaaaattattattgtccTCCAACATATTGCTCTTCTCCGTTAAATACAGCTCTATTCAATATGTACCGACAAAGCTCAATATATTGACGAacatatcaacgcacagcccaaaccatTGGCTGAAGTAAGGCTGTAGTAGATTCCCAAAATTAACGCGAGAACGGAAATTGACGGGGTATGACAAAGACTGTCGTCAAATATCAATCGTATCAAATGATCAATCAACGTTTGATATAGGTACATCACATTTGGTTAacttaaagtacctacttataacttatttttaggAACCGTAGACGGTCACTATTCTGTGAATGAGGACATGATCCTGATCTGGGTTGATGCGCATGCAGACATCAATACCAACAGAACTTCAGGCTCCGGCTCCGTACACGGCATGCCCGTGGCTTTACTGGTCAAAGAGATGGCAGACTATTGGCCCTACCTACCAACTATGGATTGGCAAGTAccaaagtaagtaggtactttgttT
It encodes:
- the LOC106138687 gene encoding arginase-1 isoform X1; translation: MNVIRQITRSMSPGRQWTPLKKVGIIGVPFEKGQKKYGVSIAPAAMRSAGLVSHLKEIDGLDVQDYGDIETLSSNDPNLVENMTNLALVSSCDKKLSERVAQVLKDGRIAVTIGGDHSIGVGTVDGHYSVNEDMILIWVDAHADINTNRTSGSGSVHGMPVALLVKEMADYWPYLPTMDWQVPKFSIKNLGYVGLRSVDHYERLAIEKYHVPAFAMEDIEEHGIRNSINHILQVLDPEQNKPIHVSFDIDSLDALEAPSTGTPVRGGLTLREALTLMEIIHATGRLRAIDLVEINPALGDDSDRRRTIEAGLCVLRAGLGFSRRGLARRGVLDLPIQTFHKNKPEK
- the LOC106138687 gene encoding arginase-1 isoform X2, coding for MSPGRQWTPLKKVGIIGVPFEKGQKKYGVSIAPAAMRSAGLVSHLKEIDGLDVQDYGDIETLSSNDPNLVENMTNLALVSSCDKKLSERVAQVLKDGRIAVTIGGDHSIGVGTVDGHYSVNEDMILIWVDAHADINTNRTSGSGSVHGMPVALLVKEMADYWPYLPTMDWQVPKFSIKNLGYVGLRSVDHYERLAIEKYHVPAFAMEDIEEHGIRNSINHILQVLDPEQNKPIHVSFDIDSLDALEAPSTGTPVRGGLTLREALTLMEIIHATGRLRAIDLVEINPALGDDSDRRRTIEAGLCVLRAGLGFSRRGLARRGVLDLPIQTFHKNKPEK